From the genome of Podarcis muralis chromosome 3, rPodMur119.hap1.1, whole genome shotgun sequence:
GCCGTTGTATGCATGAcggcttaataataatattggtgATGCTGGTGTTCCAATAAATATGAGTCATATTATGAAGCATTTGGTAGCAGCTGTATAGAAAGTGGTGACCTCTAAGGGCCTTTTGGTGTACTGTTTATGTGATACTCAGCATGGATGGTTTATATGCTGTATTTTAGCTATAACTGTGTCATGAATATTTCAGGTTCCATTGAGTGAAAATATATACTGGCATTACTGGAAATCTAGTAAAACCTTGCTTTCATTCTAAACTTCTTTGAAGCCCCAAAGGCAATTTTCTCTTAACTTTGTCCTTAGATCTTACTGTAGTTTTGAAGCTATGGGCTCAGATCCAATTTTCTTTCACTGATGCCATTTAGGCATTAGCAGAAATGAACTCTCTTCCAGGGAATTTAATGCTCTTGAAAGGCGATGGGGTAATGGGACCATCTTTTCACCCATCACTCAATTCAAAGTGCAGGGAGCCAGGCTCACCCTTTTCAAATTAACCTGAACTTGTCTGATATATCCCCAACCCAAGCTCAAATTAAAGTAGAAGTGAAAGTGTAAATCATCGGATgttcttcaaaataaaataaaaaataagttggAATGTAAGATGAGCACAGGTGTGCAGGACTAGGTCTAACCACATGTACAATATTACAGGTTACTGACATAGGATGCTGTTGGATTCTTGGAAGGAGATTTTGATCCATCGTATGCCTCTGCTAATAGAGAGAGGAGGCAGTTATTAGGAATTCTATTCCCCCTTTGCCGAACCAAAGGACTAGTTGATTGCCTGCCTCCCATCCAGGTGGTTCTGTTTCTACCTGCACATTTCTAGCCTTGATTGTTGAACTGCTGCACATCTTCTTATCTTTCTGCCTTCATTTATTGTCTCATTGGCAAGTTGTTTGACGGGTTTGGGGTGATTTTCGAACATGTTTCAATTCCCTCCTCTTTCAGGTTATGGCCTCTTTCATTCCCCTCAAGTGTTGGGGGACCTCCCAGAACAGGGTGGAATGTGAGGTGGGGGCCTGTAAAGGGAATAACAAATAAGACAAATcacctcccctcttctcccattTGTGAAGGTGTCTGCAGGATCACGAGCCCTTCCCTGAAACCAAGGGCACCAGTTGGATTCCACCTATTGTCGGGTTGGCCAATGTCACCTGTTAACAAATTTGTTGGATTATTTTGTTCCAATTACCTGTTGAAACCCTTTGGGTATGCAGGGCAAACTAGTATTAAGGGAGTGAACCTTGGAGCAGATGTTTTCTgttgcaatcacacacacacacgcttgtaTGTAAGGAAACTAACCTTGTAGATACGGAAAATAGATACTTGGGTAGAAAAGTTCCCAGTTCTAGTCTAGCTAACTGGTCTATAGTAGAACAAGGAAGCCATGAGGTCCAAGAGGGAAGTGTGAGAAGTAGGAGGAAGTTGTAAACAGGGTGCAACCTGAGACGCAGCTGGTTGCTAACCTTTCACAGAGGAAGTTCACTGAAGAGTTAGTGAACTACACCACAATCCAGAGAACCACACAACCAAAATGCTCACTGGGCCTTTTTATTTCCCAACCCTATTGGCAACCtccaatgtgctctgtgtgtgcCTGTTCAAAGAAAAGATGCTAGAGGTCCCATTGGACACTTAGAAATCTTTGGATATATCTCTTGTGAGATACAGTGCATAACTCCCTTATGGAACAAGTTGCTGACACCGCTGCTTTGGAAGTGCGGCCCCTTACATATCACCAAGAAAGAGGAAGTCCATCATCAGAATTAAAAGGGCAAAAGAAGACGCATATTagaataaaatttgcatgtgttaatttatatgtatagattcaAATTTAGAAATATACTATAGCTGAACTAGAAATAATCTCAGTTTAATGGAAAAGATTCTgtgtctgctcagtctgctgtcctggTGCTTTTAATTGTTGATGGGCTGCTTCAgggctcctgctctcccttcttagggttctGTATCTTTGAAATGGTCTTGCACcagacagtccttcagataaAGGACTATCCTCTGTAAAATCAGACACACAGCTACCCTTGCGCAGAATTTGAACTCAAACAGGCATAGCATTTCTCACTGTTGTAATCATAATTGTACCTTATAATTGCAGTGTTAAAGTgactacagcacaatcctaaaagTTTCTTCCCTCTGTTTAGGCCAAAGCAATCCATGGTGTTGCCATGCCCAGAGGTTACCTTGAACTGACTCTGAATCCCAAGGATAATGAAATAAACCATATAAGCGCCAGCAATTTCAACTGCGACATAATCCTGAGTCCTGAATTATCAACGTTTCGGGTTTTGCCATGGACTGAAGACACTGCTAGAGTGATCTGCGATTCCTTCGCTGTAACTGGCAACCCTTTGTTGACTTCCCCCAGGCACATTGCCAAACAACAGCTGGGGCAACTCCAAGACCACGGCTTTGCCCTGCGTTCTGCCTTCACTTACGAGTTCTGCATTTATGGCATTGCCGAAATCATCAATTCAAAGACGATCACTTTCCCCACTACAACCATGCTCAATAACCAAGACCAGTGTTTCATTCAGGAACTCGTTGACGGGATGTATCACGCCGGGGCGAACATTGAGAGTTTCTCGTCTTCCACAGGACCTGGCCAAATGGAGATCTCTTTTCAGCCAGAGTTTGGCCTCAGTGCAGCCGACAGTGCCTTCACCTTCCGCACCGGCATTAAAGAAGTGGCCAAAAAGTACAATTACATCGCCAGCTTTTTCACCGAGAATGGATTTTGCAACTCGGGCATCCTCTCCCATAGCCTTTGGGATATCACTGGGGAGAATAATTTGTTTTCTTCTGGTTCCGGAGCCCCTGAGTTCACCGACATAGGGAAGAACTGGCTTGCTGGGTTATTGGTGCATTCTGCAGCTCTGAGCTGCTTGATGGCTCCAACCATCGGCTGCCGTAAACGCTACAACGTGTACCGCAAGGATTCCAAGGAGATGGTGTCTGTGAAGTGGGCATGGAATGATAACAGCTGTGCATTTAACGTCAAAAGTCACGGCGAGAAGGGAACTCGGATTGAAAGCAGGCTAGGTTCAGCAATGGCAAACCCTTACTTGGTTCTGTCTGCTACTATCGCTGCTGGTCTGGATGGCATAAGGAGAGGACTCAGTTTCCAGGAGGCATCAGAGGAGATCCAGAGCACTGCTCAATTCAAAGTTGCAACAATCCCGCTGAAACTGGAAGATGCTCTCATTGCACTTCAGGAAGATGAGTGCATCCGGGAAGCCCTAGGTAACACCTTTGTCCGGTATTTCGTCGCTATGAAACAGTATGAGATGGAAAATGAAGAGATGGATGTGGAAAGGAATAAATTTTTAGAATATTTTATCTAGCACAAGTGCATGGCATTTTGAGAGCCACTGTAGTGTTATGGCTAAGAGCCTGAGCTATGGATCAAGAAGTTTCCAGTTTGAATCCCATCTCTGTCATGAACTCACGGGGCAGTCTTAAGCAAActgctctctctcagcctcagtcctcTCATCTGCAGCATGGGAAATAATAAAATTGACCtaccttacagagttgttgtaAGGATCACACCCAGATAATGCGAATGCATTACTCTGAACACTTGTTAAATGCTATACAGAGTATTAGAATTGTTTATTGGTAGAAAGATTGGTTTCCATAGCTTTGTAGTACATATAGATGCTCTTGAATAAGGCTTTTTCAGTTTCCAAAAGCTGGCATATAGAGCACCCTGATTCCTTTGCCCCAGAGTTCTGTATATGTTTGGCatactgcaaaaaacaaagctggCTAGTGAAATCCTGTGCTGCATTGTACACACTTATTTCCTGGATTGTTTCCTTCAGTGCCAGTTTTGCAGTAAAGTGCTGAACTGAAGTTGTGAAAAGCTCCAGCATGAAGATCAGTCACCAATAAAAAAGGTTGTAAATAATTCCAATGCTGTTTTCTTCAGCTTTGTATACAGCAACTGGGAACCATTCACATATAAGATAAAGTCTATCCAAGTGTAGCTCTGTTCATCAGGGAGTGGTTTTATTTTAAGTTAAGTTCTAAAAGTTTTATACTTCTTAGAAGAATAATTGCTGAACTATGGCTTGGATCCTGAGTTCCATTTGGCAAACAGAAGGACTCATTCTAGACACAGGTGAAGGATGTCACTGGTGGATGTGATTCTTGCCACCCCCACCCTAGAGTTGAAAGGTACCCTAACCAtctgaagcagattttgggggtgggcTTCACTGGGAAGGGGAAAACTGAAAAAAG
Proteins encoded in this window:
- the LGSN gene encoding lengsin, translating into MCGLRRKRGVKVTGEQNLTAGCETMDTSHPGNTSDSLSHQRKLAHLKLCTDELLQKPPGFPAMQEADESPPKYCHTTEDPQQGREEPHKSSPEAHGAIENFSNEDHAPKTDLDGKEEKDVCLNTAKIRENAKTPGNDKEKPDTAEKEWKFHMTEKKDMDHHAAAQEKDESKVSLALGSGISKETLQELKNLLRESPVLSTRVRSSGKPRSPSSHTLPLKSSDNQRSYMKMFHPHLRGGDQKVLSGRKPGAGLAGKPPLLHSSAGLDKQPSESEDMDHSPGRQQTHSPNAGSASEAKFDVFSFLEHSREPSVKSIPLHLVSEIERIKEQMSRDNIRFVRFEAADLHGVSRSKSIPSRFFRAKAIHGVAMPRGYLELTLNPKDNEINHISASNFNCDIILSPELSTFRVLPWTEDTARVICDSFAVTGNPLLTSPRHIAKQQLGQLQDHGFALRSAFTYEFCIYGIAEIINSKTITFPTTTMLNNQDQCFIQELVDGMYHAGANIESFSSSTGPGQMEISFQPEFGLSAADSAFTFRTGIKEVAKKYNYIASFFTENGFCNSGILSHSLWDITGENNLFSSGSGAPEFTDIGKNWLAGLLVHSAALSCLMAPTIGCRKRYNVYRKDSKEMVSVKWAWNDNSCAFNVKSHGEKGTRIESRLGSAMANPYLVLSATIAAGLDGIRRGLSFQEASEEIQSTAQFKVATIPLKLEDALIALQEDECIREALGNTFVRYFVAMKQYEMENEEMDVERNKFLEYFI